Proteins found in one Actinokineospora alba genomic segment:
- a CDS encoding MerR family transcriptional regulator, whose amino-acid sequence MITIGRLADFAGVTIKAIRHYHERGLLAEPDRDSSGYRRYTAKDAIDLVKIRTLADAGVPLARVKDLLDGDADALAAAIAEIDRDLQDRIAQLRRTRDQLAQLRGGDRLFVSPEVAGFLDDLRELGASERQIRLERDGWIIMQTASPEDASVWIAEKRELLTDPDFRALYLEHDAAYDWPPDDPRLPALADRTRNWFTGHQSRSESRPVQNPTIARLAARSQPGATSPAWDRLARLMND is encoded by the coding sequence GTGATCACGATCGGCCGACTCGCGGACTTCGCCGGAGTGACCATCAAAGCCATCCGCCACTATCACGAGCGCGGACTGCTCGCCGAGCCCGACCGCGACTCGTCCGGCTACCGGCGCTACACCGCCAAAGACGCCATCGACCTCGTCAAGATCAGGACGCTGGCCGACGCCGGTGTGCCACTGGCCCGGGTGAAAGACCTCCTTGACGGCGACGCGGACGCACTCGCGGCGGCCATCGCCGAGATCGACCGCGACCTTCAGGACCGCATCGCGCAGCTGCGGCGAACCCGCGATCAACTCGCCCAGTTGCGTGGCGGCGACCGGCTTTTCGTCTCTCCGGAGGTCGCGGGCTTTCTCGACGATCTGCGTGAACTCGGTGCCAGCGAACGCCAGATACGCCTGGAACGCGACGGCTGGATCATCATGCAGACCGCCTCACCCGAGGACGCTTCCGTGTGGATCGCCGAGAAGCGCGAGCTTTTGACCGATCCCGACTTCCGCGCCCTCTACCTCGAACATGACGCCGCCTACGACTGGCCGCCGGACGATCCCCGCCTTCCGGCTCTCGCGGACCGCACCCGGAACTGGTTCACCGGTCATCAGAGCCGCTCCGAGTCCCGTCCCGTCCAGAACCCGACCATCGCCCGGTTGGCCGCGCGATCCCAACCCGGAGCCACCTCCCCGGCTTGGGACCGCCTCGCCCGACTGATGAACGACTGA
- a CDS encoding carboxymuconolactone decarboxylase family protein, giving the protein MQARMKNPAFVLPDAIKGIGTMFKAINQGGISHELQEIVGLRTSQINGCGACVHAHTQNLIKADQSVERIAAIAAWRHAPFFTDAERAALKLAEAMTRQADLSTEPVSDELWDEVADHYDEQQLSALILVIAVTNLFNRINATIQEPVGTTWG; this is encoded by the coding sequence ATGCAGGCTCGTATGAAGAACCCGGCCTTCGTTCTGCCCGACGCGATCAAGGGCATCGGGACCATGTTCAAGGCCATCAACCAGGGCGGCATCTCCCATGAACTGCAGGAGATCGTGGGCCTGCGCACCAGCCAGATCAACGGCTGCGGCGCCTGCGTGCACGCCCACACCCAGAACCTGATCAAGGCCGACCAGAGCGTCGAGCGGATCGCCGCGATCGCGGCATGGCGGCATGCGCCGTTCTTCACCGACGCCGAACGCGCCGCTCTGAAGCTGGCCGAGGCCATGACCCGCCAGGCGGACCTGTCGACCGAGCCGGTGTCGGACGAATTGTGGGACGAGGTCGCCGACCACTACGACGAGCAGCAGCTCTCCGCGCTGATCCTGGTGATCGCGGTGACCAACCTGTTCAACCGGATCAACGCCACCATCCAGGAGCCGGTCGGCACCACCTGGGGCTGA
- a CDS encoding RNA polymerase sigma factor — translation MDVVAQGWASEQLIKAAQAGDLESIAAVVHGAHPHVRRFARQLCASSQDAEDAAQEALIVLYRKIGSLRASAALASWMFRIVRNECLRRAQRLFDHYDDVDAAPVASAEDEVLGRLEAERVAAAIRALPDLQRRVLIMRDVLGHPGRTVAEALGVSTAAMKSNLHRARTTLRLSLRGGLTPSEVDPDPTTAGA, via the coding sequence GTGGACGTGGTCGCCCAAGGCTGGGCAAGTGAGCAGCTCATCAAGGCCGCGCAGGCCGGTGACCTGGAGTCGATAGCCGCTGTGGTGCACGGGGCTCATCCGCACGTGCGGCGCTTCGCCAGGCAGCTGTGCGCGTCGTCGCAGGACGCCGAGGACGCGGCGCAGGAGGCGTTGATCGTCCTCTATCGCAAGATCGGTTCCCTGCGCGCCTCGGCGGCGCTTGCCTCCTGGATGTTCCGGATCGTCCGGAACGAGTGCCTGCGCCGCGCCCAGCGCCTGTTCGACCATTACGACGACGTCGACGCGGCCCCCGTCGCGTCGGCCGAGGACGAAGTCCTCGGGCGGCTGGAGGCCGAGCGGGTCGCGGCGGCGATCCGGGCGTTGCCCGACCTCCAGCGCCGCGTGCTGATCATGCGTGACGTCCTCGGCCACCCAGGACGGACGGTCGCCGAGGCGCTCGGCGTGAGCACCGCGGCGATGAAGTCCAACCTGCATCGCGCCAGGACCACGCTCCGGCTCAGCCTGCGTGGTGGGCTCACGCCGTCGGAGGTCGATCCCGACCCCACGACCGCGGGTGCCTGA
- a CDS encoding VOC family protein produces MTEPDRFASVRYLVDDVRAAVDFYTTHLGFTLNTDAAPAFADVVRGPLRLLLSGPTSSGARATVGVADTPGGNRIHLIVADLDAEIARLRDAGLSFLNEVVAGPGGRQILLSDPAGNLVELFQPAE; encoded by the coding sequence ATGACAGAGCCCGACCGGTTCGCGAGCGTCCGCTACCTCGTCGACGACGTGCGGGCGGCCGTGGACTTCTACACCACCCACCTCGGCTTCACCCTGAACACCGACGCCGCGCCCGCCTTCGCCGACGTGGTGCGCGGTCCGCTGCGGCTGCTGCTGTCCGGTCCCACCAGTTCCGGCGCCCGCGCCACCGTCGGTGTCGCCGACACCCCGGGCGGTAACCGCATCCACCTCATCGTCGCCGACCTGGACGCCGAGATCGCCCGGCTCCGCGACGCGGGCCTGTCCTTCCTCAACGAGGTCGTCGCCGGGCCGGGCGGGCGCCAGATCCTGCTCAGCGACCCCGCAGGCAACCTGGTCGAACTGTTCCAACCCGCCGAGTAG
- a CDS encoding class I SAM-dependent methyltransferase, with protein sequence MTTDTITQASAATVEELAGRLFMEGVASFHLSTVYLGVKLGLFRAVAEQGPLTAAELATATGLDPWYVREWLQAETTAGLIVADDDELSGARFTAAPGVYETLVHETSPAYVGGLPLALGAVGGVLPNLIEAFRTGAGVPYQAYGEDAIEAQAALNRPAFTNQLVTEWLPAIPDVRARLADTAAPARVADIGCGLGWAAIELAKAFPHLRVDGYDSDEESITRARHNAADNDVDDRIGFQVVDAAAGGYGDQRYDVVFFFECLHDMAHPVDALAAARRSLAEGGTVVVMDERVAETLTPGDPTELFFATASVLWCLPQGRVDPTSEAPGTVMRPAAFEAIARRAGFAGVEVLPIDHPFWRFYRPLTG encoded by the coding sequence ATGACCACCGACACGATCACGCAGGCATCCGCCGCGACCGTCGAGGAACTCGCGGGCAGGCTCTTCATGGAGGGCGTGGCGTCCTTCCATCTGAGCACCGTCTACCTCGGCGTCAAGCTGGGGTTGTTCCGGGCGGTCGCCGAGCAGGGCCCGCTCACCGCCGCCGAGCTGGCCACCGCGACCGGCCTGGACCCGTGGTACGTAAGGGAATGGCTGCAGGCGGAGACGACGGCCGGGCTCATCGTCGCCGACGACGACGAGCTGTCGGGGGCGCGCTTCACCGCCGCGCCCGGCGTCTACGAGACGCTCGTGCACGAGACGAGCCCGGCCTACGTCGGCGGGCTGCCCCTCGCGCTCGGCGCGGTGGGTGGGGTGCTCCCGAACCTGATCGAGGCGTTCCGGACCGGCGCGGGCGTGCCCTACCAGGCCTACGGAGAGGACGCGATCGAAGCGCAGGCGGCCCTCAACCGCCCGGCGTTCACCAACCAACTGGTCACCGAATGGCTGCCCGCGATCCCGGACGTGCGGGCGCGACTCGCCGACACCGCCGCGCCCGCCCGCGTCGCGGACATCGGATGCGGCCTCGGCTGGGCCGCCATCGAACTGGCGAAGGCGTTCCCGCACCTGCGCGTCGACGGGTACGACTCCGACGAGGAGTCCATCACGCGGGCACGACACAACGCCGCCGACAACGACGTGGACGACAGGATCGGCTTCCAGGTGGTCGACGCCGCCGCGGGCGGGTACGGGGACCAGCGGTACGACGTCGTGTTCTTCTTCGAGTGCCTGCACGACATGGCGCACCCGGTCGACGCGCTCGCCGCCGCCCGGCGGTCCCTCGCCGAGGGCGGGACGGTCGTCGTGATGGACGAGCGGGTCGCCGAAACGCTGACTCCCGGCGACCCGACCGAGCTCTTCTTCGCCACGGCGAGCGTGCTGTGGTGCCTGCCGCAGGGTCGGGTGGACCCCACCTCGGAGGCCCCCGGCACGGTCATGCGACCCGCTGCATTCGAGGCGATCGCCCGCCGTGCGGGGTTCGCGGGCGTCGAGGTGCTGCCGATCGACCACCCGTTCTGGCGGTTCTACCGCCCGCTCACCGGGTGA
- a CDS encoding serine hydrolase domain-containing protein: MNDNALRTVEARIREQAAAYCESDNVPGFVAGVYQAGEQIIVAHGVANVATGAPMLDDTGFLFGSVTKVLTTTLVLQQVERGLLDLDAPVVKYLPEFALTAPGAADKILVRHLVSHTNGIDADLFFPDAKGRDALKTYVDGLASGCGTLFEPGEQLSYSNGGMIVAGRLLEVVTGLPFHDLLARDIYGPVGMKDSCTSAEQAILRGTAVGHFPDPETMAPKPTNRFTLPDTWGPAGGTPIGTIADLLAFGRTHLAGGVSPSGTRVLSAESTALMRQVSYDMDSPNTPPIGLGWVLYPFGDTTVLAMSGASPGGVSLLCVVPEHDLVFAAFGNTPGAIMLQDQLLRWLLTEHLGVRIPTLITEVAQDVDLTPYVGTYRSNQLRVDVSVVEGQLEERMTYEPADASQERIFTEFAGGATAAPPQRYVPIRPGLFAPADYPLEVFDGYLRLLLVSYHDVRDGQARFRNGGGRLTRRA; encoded by the coding sequence ATGAACGACAACGCACTGCGCACCGTCGAGGCCCGGATCCGTGAGCAGGCCGCCGCCTACTGCGAGTCCGACAACGTCCCCGGGTTCGTCGCCGGCGTCTACCAGGCGGGCGAGCAGATCATCGTCGCCCACGGCGTCGCGAACGTCGCGACCGGCGCGCCGATGCTTGACGACACCGGGTTCCTCTTCGGCTCTGTCACCAAGGTCCTGACCACCACGCTGGTGCTCCAGCAGGTCGAGCGTGGCCTCCTCGACCTCGACGCGCCGGTGGTGAAGTACCTGCCCGAATTCGCCCTGACCGCGCCCGGTGCGGCGGACAAGATCCTGGTCCGCCACCTGGTCTCGCACACCAACGGCATCGACGCGGACCTGTTCTTCCCCGACGCCAAGGGGCGGGATGCCCTGAAGACCTATGTGGACGGTCTCGCGAGCGGTTGCGGCACGCTGTTCGAACCCGGTGAGCAGCTCAGCTACTCCAACGGCGGCATGATCGTCGCGGGCCGCCTGCTGGAGGTGGTGACCGGCCTGCCCTTCCACGACCTGCTGGCGCGCGACATCTACGGCCCGGTCGGGATGAAGGACTCCTGCACCTCCGCCGAGCAGGCCATCCTGCGCGGCACCGCGGTCGGTCATTTCCCGGACCCCGAGACCATGGCGCCCAAGCCCACGAACAGGTTCACCCTGCCCGACACCTGGGGGCCCGCGGGCGGCACACCCATCGGCACCATCGCCGACCTGCTGGCGTTCGGGCGCACCCACCTCGCGGGGGGCGTGTCCCCGTCCGGCACGCGCGTCCTGTCCGCCGAGTCGACCGCGCTGATGCGGCAGGTGTCCTACGACATGGACAGCCCCAACACCCCGCCGATCGGCCTGGGCTGGGTGCTGTACCCGTTCGGCGACACGACCGTGCTCGCCATGTCGGGCGCCTCGCCCGGCGGCGTCTCGCTCCTGTGTGTCGTGCCCGAACACGACCTGGTCTTCGCCGCGTTCGGCAACACGCCGGGGGCGATCATGCTGCAGGACCAGCTCCTGCGGTGGCTGCTGACCGAGCACCTCGGCGTCCGGATCCCCACGCTGATCACCGAAGTGGCGCAGGACGTCGACCTCACGCCCTACGTGGGCACCTACCGCTCCAACCAGCTCCGCGTCGACGTCAGCGTCGTCGAGGGCCAGTTGGAGGAGCGGATGACCTACGAGCCCGCGGACGCGTCGCAGGAGCGGATCTTCACCGAGTTCGCCGGCGGCGCGACCGCCGCCCCGCCGCAGCGCTACGTGCCGATCCGGCCGGGCCTTTTCGCGCCCGCCGACTATCCACTGGAGGTGTTCGACGGATACCTGCGACTGCTGCTCGTCTCCTACCACGACGTCCGTGACGGCCAAGCGCGCTTCCGCAACGGCGGCGGCCGGCTGACCCGACGGGCCTGA
- a CDS encoding S8 family peptidase has protein sequence MSATSPIVGGPLAVAEPRSEQAVHRSQAVTLVTGDVVLVDRGAGSASAIVTKTRPGVAYVIHNRNGKLLVVPSDAEAAIRSGTVDETLFDVAYLADNGYADADRSGLPLIAGYTKSAQKLDAKTVRGKAANLPGTRMSHTLDSIGAQAVEVDKGKAGQLWAAVAAGSSGVQRLSLDRKVNATLAESIPQVKAPQAWAAGYNGAGVKVAVLDTGADASHPDLGGRIATAASFVPSEQDNLDRHGHGTHVAATVAGTGAASGGQRKGVAPGAQLAIGKVLGGNGSGQESWIISGMQWAATTAQAKVINLSLGSGPTDGTDPMSQAVDSLTAQTGALFVIAAGNSGPKSRTIGAPGAATSALTVAAVDKVDAVASFSSRGPRTDGAMKPEVSAPGVAIVAARAAGTAMGSPVDQNYTSANGTSMATPHVAGQAAILAQRNPTWTAAQLKAGIVGSADDLGKPANAQGSGRINAQRAIAETVLANPAAVGFGNVDPSNTANQTRTITYNNTGAAAVTLSFSARLTDDAGVAAPAGTLSLSHTGFSVPAGGSATLTLTVNPNNLVTNVGYSGVVTASGAGAAGTVVTPITMTRTALRDVTFKVIGFDGQPMHSSCGVLGRPCLTGTLVPLDQDGAAAAVWSDIAPNASTVRVPVGTYSADLIGRAGVDPQLDLTTVSMIQPQIEITQNTDVVFDLRQLKKITVQTPLPSQRIGQDLFFKRTPVSGTARAAHVWPHEGVVSYTNPTPSVTKGSLDHQYQVTQMRAHLDITVGSTSWHPRYYSYSEVGGAGVLKAFTGSQQRTVVFGGTGDPAFFSGTSVQGKVVLVGLNTHGGIRPVVDRAVAAGAAGVIAYDTSSFTYPVSDDGGSLIPVTYLRKSDGISLRDALPGGSATATVAGYPTNTIAYHLAYDTIPANPAFTVQHNQLVSVSGAYHSAKPNSTVGTVDTLRRNISSPMLSITPGMMAWTPANRIDYYGPANPALLWERIVNIEPTTSTAMWTTNTVFNNPGASKQETWNQQPVRLGQPSWSLDIEGKGSYHFLSRQGNTFYPVPQLVDGHGSEHGGQPQLPNGTKVEIGLKRDGQPVTGRLQDEMTVYDVPAASANYELSLKYRPNGTTPGAYRVETTYGFTSQQAVQEQSSAFFMCGRDRYVANPDPNPCEVQKIDTLDYTMYVDLDNSMPVGVPRLAVFTLRPLGGTSRTAQTMQGWISYDEGATWQPQSLTRHSDLAFRTILSNATAGSVSLKLEVTDSAGGTVTETLYNVHQVK, from the coding sequence ATGTCGGCGACCTCGCCCATCGTCGGCGGGCCGCTCGCCGTCGCGGAGCCGAGGTCCGAGCAGGCCGTGCACCGTTCGCAGGCGGTCACGCTGGTCACCGGCGACGTGGTGCTCGTGGACCGCGGTGCGGGGTCGGCGAGTGCCATCGTGACCAAGACCCGACCGGGCGTGGCCTACGTGATCCACAACCGGAACGGCAAACTGCTCGTGGTGCCCAGCGACGCCGAGGCGGCGATTCGCTCGGGAACCGTGGACGAGACGCTTTTCGACGTGGCCTACCTGGCGGACAACGGATACGCCGACGCGGACCGATCCGGCCTGCCGCTCATCGCGGGCTACACGAAGTCCGCGCAGAAGCTCGACGCGAAGACCGTGCGCGGCAAGGCGGCGAACCTGCCGGGCACCCGCATGTCCCACACTCTCGACAGCATCGGCGCGCAGGCCGTCGAGGTCGACAAGGGCAAGGCCGGCCAGCTCTGGGCCGCCGTCGCCGCAGGCTCCAGCGGAGTACAGCGGCTTTCGCTGGACCGCAAGGTCAACGCCACGCTCGCCGAGAGCATCCCGCAGGTCAAGGCCCCGCAGGCGTGGGCGGCGGGCTACAACGGCGCGGGCGTCAAGGTCGCGGTGCTCGACACCGGAGCCGACGCGTCGCACCCCGACCTGGGCGGCCGGATCGCCACCGCGGCCAGCTTCGTCCCGTCCGAACAGGACAACCTCGACCGCCACGGCCACGGCACGCATGTCGCCGCCACGGTCGCGGGGACCGGCGCGGCGTCGGGTGGGCAGCGCAAGGGCGTGGCGCCGGGGGCGCAGCTGGCCATCGGGAAGGTGCTCGGCGGCAACGGTTCCGGCCAGGAGTCGTGGATCATCAGCGGCATGCAGTGGGCGGCGACCACCGCCCAGGCCAAGGTCATCAACCTGAGCCTGGGCAGCGGCCCGACCGACGGGACCGACCCGATGAGCCAGGCGGTCGACTCGCTGACCGCGCAGACCGGGGCGCTGTTCGTGATCGCCGCGGGCAACAGCGGCCCGAAGTCACGGACCATCGGCGCGCCGGGCGCGGCGACGTCGGCGCTGACCGTCGCGGCTGTCGACAAGGTCGACGCGGTCGCGAGCTTCTCCAGCCGCGGCCCGCGGACCGATGGGGCGATGAAGCCGGAGGTCTCGGCGCCGGGCGTGGCGATCGTGGCGGCCCGGGCGGCCGGGACAGCCATGGGCTCCCCTGTCGACCAGAACTACACCTCGGCCAACGGCACCTCCATGGCCACACCGCATGTCGCCGGGCAGGCCGCCATCCTCGCCCAGCGCAATCCCACCTGGACGGCCGCGCAGCTCAAGGCGGGCATCGTCGGCTCGGCCGACGATCTCGGCAAACCCGCGAACGCCCAGGGCAGCGGCCGGATCAACGCCCAGCGCGCCATCGCGGAGACCGTGCTGGCCAACCCGGCGGCGGTCGGCTTCGGCAACGTCGACCCGAGCAACACCGCCAACCAGACCAGGACGATCACCTACAACAACACCGGGGCCGCCGCGGTCACGCTGTCGTTCAGCGCGCGGCTGACCGATGACGCGGGCGTCGCGGCGCCCGCGGGAACGCTGTCGCTGTCCCACACCGGTTTCAGTGTCCCCGCGGGCGGCAGCGCGACGCTGACGCTGACCGTCAACCCGAACAACCTGGTGACCAACGTCGGCTACTCCGGCGTGGTCACCGCGTCCGGGGCGGGCGCGGCGGGCACCGTGGTCACGCCGATCACCATGACCAGGACCGCGCTGCGGGACGTGACTTTCAAGGTGATCGGGTTCGACGGCCAGCCGATGCATTCAAGCTGCGGAGTCTTGGGCAGGCCCTGTCTGACCGGAACACTGGTGCCCCTCGACCAGGACGGTGCCGCGGCGGCGGTGTGGTCGGACATCGCGCCGAACGCGTCGACGGTGCGGGTGCCCGTCGGCACCTACTCGGCCGACCTCATCGGGCGGGCCGGTGTCGACCCGCAACTGGATCTCACGACCGTGTCGATGATCCAGCCCCAGATCGAGATCACCCAGAACACGGATGTGGTGTTCGACCTTCGCCAGCTCAAGAAGATCACCGTCCAGACTCCCCTGCCCAGCCAGCGAATCGGCCAAGACCTGTTCTTCAAGCGCACCCCCGTTTCCGGGACCGCCCGCGCGGCCCACGTGTGGCCGCACGAAGGCGTGGTCTCGTACACCAACCCGACGCCATCGGTGACCAAGGGCTCGCTGGACCACCAGTACCAGGTGACCCAGATGCGCGCCCACCTGGACATCACCGTCGGCTCCACCTCATGGCACCCCCGCTACTACAGCTACTCGGAGGTCGGCGGTGCGGGCGTACTGAAGGCGTTCACCGGCTCGCAGCAGCGCACCGTCGTGTTCGGCGGGACCGGTGACCCGGCGTTCTTCAGCGGCACAAGCGTGCAGGGCAAGGTCGTTCTCGTCGGACTGAACACGCATGGGGGCATCCGCCCCGTGGTCGACCGCGCGGTGGCCGCCGGCGCCGCGGGCGTGATCGCCTACGACACCTCCTCCTTCACGTATCCGGTCTCCGACGACGGCGGCAGCCTCATCCCGGTCACCTACCTGCGCAAGTCCGACGGAATCTCGCTGCGCGACGCGTTGCCGGGCGGCAGCGCCACGGCGACCGTGGCGGGCTACCCCACCAACACCATCGCCTACCACCTCGCCTACGACACGATCCCGGCGAACCCGGCGTTCACCGTTCAGCACAACCAGCTGGTCTCGGTGTCCGGCGCCTACCACAGCGCCAAGCCGAACTCGACGGTCGGCACCGTGGACACCCTGCGGCGCAACATCTCCTCGCCGATGCTGTCCATCACCCCCGGGATGATGGCGTGGACACCCGCCAACCGCATCGACTACTACGGTCCGGCGAACCCGGCGCTGCTCTGGGAGCGGATCGTCAACATCGAGCCGACCACGAGCACGGCGATGTGGACCACCAACACGGTGTTCAACAACCCAGGAGCGTCCAAACAGGAAACCTGGAACCAGCAGCCGGTGCGACTCGGCCAGCCGTCATGGTCGCTCGACATCGAAGGAAAGGGCTCGTACCACTTCCTGTCGCGGCAAGGCAACACGTTCTACCCGGTGCCGCAGTTGGTCGACGGGCACGGCAGCGAACACGGCGGGCAGCCACAGTTGCCTAACGGCACGAAGGTGGAGATCGGCCTCAAGCGCGACGGACAACCGGTGACCGGGCGCCTCCAGGACGAGATGACCGTCTATGACGTGCCTGCCGCGTCGGCGAACTACGAACTGAGTCTCAAGTATCGGCCGAACGGCACGACCCCGGGCGCCTATCGGGTGGAGACCACCTACGGATTCACCTCCCAGCAGGCCGTGCAGGAGCAGAGCTCCGCGTTCTTCATGTGTGGCCGGGACCGGTACGTGGCCAACCCCGACCCGAACCCGTGTGAGGTCCAGAAGATCGACACCCTCGACTACACGATGTACGTGGACCTGGACAACTCGATGCCGGTCGGTGTGCCTCGCCTCGCGGTGTTCACCTTGCGCCCCTTGGGCGGAACCTCGCGGACCGCGCAGACGATGCAGGGCTGGATCTCCTACGACGAGGGCGCGACCTGGCAGCCGCAGTCGCTGACCCGGCACAGCGACCTCGCGTTCCGGACCATCCTGTCGAACGCCACCGCGGGCTCGGTCTCGCTCAAGCTCGAGGTGACGGATTCGGCGGGCGGCACGGTGACCGAGACGCTCTACAACGTCCATCAGGTGAAGTAG
- a CDS encoding RICIN domain-containing protein yields MKTLLRSRPARLGAAVTSAAVAVAGLAVIGATAPSAAAPLATYTVTVDSVGTYPHPTDTGAGTYIDKDGTFYFQQSASLYGATQHREWEFFSGTNFETATRSPISDAVNPSNSADKNSDTTWRCNNSPTGVESTYAPSTASYSQRNFCTLIGVWVDPDTGDWYGLVHNEFTPQPFGDGLHYDSIDYAVSKDQGRTWVIRDHAITSPYSTKRNDTAAFPNQTYHYGTGDQRLFVDAASGYFYVFYGSRIVDKAGSWKAFYGHVARSPISSKMAKGSWQKWYGGAWSQAGVGGRESNMVPISTNANGYTPTTAEYNPANTGTASQQIAAGTMPPTSPLFVMNIAYNAHLRLYIGTPQAVDQSGNAPQEIYATDNLATQKWFKLGDTGSYRNASWYRWFLDTASKTGSTIIGKTFRSYCSFGCANNASGQYIDATITASTAAPSPVDTTRSYTIGVAGGRVLAQVSGSTATTSVSSATGANEQKWAFHPTGDGAYRIVNVGSGNALGVTSSANSGRAWGAKPTVTSGSSVGQQWWVVPSGTTYRLVNRFSGLVIALSADSTRAAETTPVRTWSNATGNTVGGTRTAAEQTITLTAVGTAPPPTTLDGTHTLVASGKALDNPGHSTTAGTQLITWTPHGGPNQTWVFTANSDGSYQIKNGESNLCVDVADYSTTAGGKIVQWTCTGGTNQRWDATRLGDGTYTLRSRSSGLLLTTASTTNGALVTQQNDTGSALQHWTIG; encoded by the coding sequence ATGAAGACCTTGCTTCGTTCGCGGCCCGCGCGTCTCGGCGCGGCCGTCACGTCGGCGGCGGTCGCGGTGGCCGGCCTGGCCGTGATCGGTGCGACCGCGCCGTCCGCGGCGGCCCCGCTCGCGACCTACACCGTCACCGTCGACTCCGTCGGCACCTATCCGCACCCCACCGACACCGGGGCGGGCACCTACATCGACAAGGACGGGACGTTCTACTTCCAGCAGTCCGCGTCCCTGTACGGAGCGACCCAGCACCGCGAGTGGGAGTTCTTCTCCGGGACCAACTTCGAGACGGCGACCCGGTCGCCGATCAGCGACGCGGTCAACCCGAGCAACTCGGCCGACAAGAACAGCGACACCACTTGGCGCTGCAACAACAGCCCCACGGGTGTCGAGTCGACCTACGCGCCGTCGACGGCCAGCTACTCGCAGCGCAACTTCTGCACGCTGATCGGCGTCTGGGTGGACCCGGACACCGGTGACTGGTATGGGTTGGTGCACAACGAGTTCACCCCGCAGCCCTTCGGCGACGGCCTGCACTACGACTCGATCGACTACGCCGTGTCCAAGGACCAGGGGCGCACCTGGGTCATCCGCGACCACGCGATCACCTCGCCGTACAGCACGAAACGCAACGACACCGCGGCTTTCCCGAACCAGACCTACCACTACGGCACGGGCGACCAGCGCCTGTTCGTCGACGCCGCGTCCGGCTACTTCTACGTGTTCTACGGCTCGCGCATCGTCGACAAAGCGGGTAGCTGGAAGGCGTTCTACGGCCATGTCGCGCGCTCGCCGATCTCGTCGAAGATGGCGAAGGGCTCCTGGCAGAAGTGGTACGGCGGCGCGTGGTCGCAGGCGGGCGTCGGTGGGCGCGAGAGCAACATGGTTCCCATCAGCACCAACGCGAACGGGTACACCCCGACCACCGCGGAGTACAACCCGGCCAACACCGGCACCGCGAGCCAGCAGATCGCGGCGGGAACGATGCCGCCGACGTCGCCGCTGTTCGTCATGAACATCGCGTACAACGCCCACCTCCGCCTCTACATCGGCACCCCGCAGGCGGTCGACCAGTCCGGCAACGCGCCGCAGGAGATCTACGCGACCGACAACCTGGCCACCCAGAAGTGGTTCAAGCTGGGGGACACCGGCAGCTACCGCAACGCGTCTTGGTACCGCTGGTTCCTCGACACGGCGAGCAAGACCGGATCCACCATCATCGGCAAGACCTTCCGCAGCTACTGTTCCTTCGGCTGCGCGAACAACGCCAGCGGCCAGTACATCGACGCCACCATCACCGCGTCGACCGCCGCTCCGTCCCCTGTGGACACAACCAGGTCGTACACCATCGGCGTGGCCGGGGGCCGGGTCCTCGCCCAGGTCAGCGGCAGCACGGCGACGACGTCGGTCAGCTCGGCGACCGGGGCGAACGAGCAGAAGTGGGCGTTCCACCCCACCGGTGACGGCGCCTACCGCATCGTCAACGTCGGCTCCGGCAACGCCCTCGGCGTCACCTCCTCGGCCAACTCCGGCCGGGCCTGGGGCGCCAAGCCCACGGTGACATCAGGCTCCAGCGTCGGCCAGCAGTGGTGGGTGGTGCCATCCGGGACCACGTACCGCTTGGTCAACCGCTTCAGCGGCCTCGTGATCGCCCTGTCCGCGGACAGCACCCGCGCCGCGGAGACCACCCCGGTGCGCACCTGGAGCAACGCCACCGGCAACACCGTCGGCGGCACCCGCACCGCCGCCGAGCAGACGATCACCCTGACCGCGGTCGGAACCGCCCCGCCACCGACCACCCTCGACGGCACCCACACCCTCGTCGCGTCGGGCAAGGCACTCGACAACCCCGGCCACTCCACCACCGCGGGAACCCAGCTCATCACCTGGACCCCCCACGGCGGCCCCAACCAGACTTGGGTCTTCACCGCCAATTCCGACGGCTCGTACCAGATCAAGAACGGCGAGTCGAACCTCTGCGTCGACGTGGCCGACTACTCGACCACCGCGGGCGGCAAGATCGTCCAGTGGACCTGCACGGGAGGCACCAACCAGCGCTGGGACGCCACCAGACTCGGCGATGGGACCTACACCCTGCGGTCCCGGAGCAGCGGCCTGCTCCTCACCACCGCGTCCACCACGAACGGCGCGCTGGTGACCCAGCAGAACGACACCGGCTCAGCCCTGCAGCACTGGACCATCGGCTGA